A genomic stretch from Bacillus sp. N1-1 includes:
- a CDS encoding metal-sensitive transcriptional regulator: MKYDKAVMNRLKRIEGQLRGVIQMMEQEKSCEDIVTQLSATRSGIDRSIGLIVSSNLEQCLHKQIEQGESTDDVVKEAVNLLVRSR, from the coding sequence ATGAAATACGATAAAGCCGTTATGAATCGATTGAAGCGTATTGAAGGTCAATTACGCGGCGTAATCCAGATGATGGAGCAAGAGAAGAGCTGTGAAGATATTGTAACGCAACTCTCCGCAACACGTTCTGGAATCGATCGTTCCATTGGATTAATCGTAAGTTCGAATCTTGAACAGTGTCTTCACAAACAGATTGAGCAGGGAGAATCTACTGATGATGTTGTGAAAGAAGCTGTTAACCTTTTAGTAAGAAGTCGATAA
- a CDS encoding rhodanese-like domain-containing protein → MELILIAVFVIAAWFIYKKVGPGKGVATITSEQAKAKFNDRNVQFIDVRTPGEYKGQNVKQFKNMPLHQLSKRAKELDPNKEVVVICQSGMRSSKACGELRRQGFTSVSNVRGGMNMWK, encoded by the coding sequence ATGGAACTGATCCTAATAGCTGTCTTCGTGATAGCCGCATGGTTCATTTATAAAAAGGTCGGACCTGGAAAAGGTGTTGCCACGATAACTTCTGAACAGGCGAAAGCGAAGTTTAACGATCGCAATGTCCAATTTATTGATGTGCGTACACCTGGTGAATATAAAGGACAAAACGTAAAGCAATTTAAAAATATGCCGCTTCATCAACTAAGCAAACGAGCAAAAGAACTTGATCCAAATAAAGAAGTTGTTGTGATCTGTCAAAGTGGTATGAGAAGTTCAAAAGCTTGTGGCGAATTGAGGAGACAGGGCTTCACGTCTGTTTCGAATGTACGCGGCGGAATGAATATGTGGAAATAA
- a CDS encoding DsrE/DsrF/DrsH-like family protein — MSEQKKTTIVLFSGDYDKAMAAYIIANGAAAYDHEVTIFHTFWGLNALRKDQQVDVNKGFLEKMFGKMMPRGADKMGLSKMNYGGMGKKMIKNVIKKHNVTELPQLIELAQEQEVKLVACTMTMDLLGLQKDELLEEIDYAGVAAYLGDAEDGNVNLFI; from the coding sequence ATGAGTGAACAGAAGAAAACAACGATTGTCTTATTTAGTGGAGATTATGACAAAGCAATGGCCGCGTACATTATCGCAAATGGTGCTGCTGCTTATGATCATGAGGTAACGATTTTCCATACATTCTGGGGCTTGAACGCTCTTCGTAAAGATCAGCAAGTAGACGTTAATAAAGGTTTTCTAGAGAAAATGTTTGGAAAAATGATGCCACGCGGCGCTGACAAAATGGGCCTTTCCAAAATGAACTACGGTGGAATGGGTAAAAAGATGATTAAGAACGTGATTAAAAAGCATAATGTAACAGAACTTCCGCAGCTAATTGAGCTTGCACAAGAACAGGAAGTTAAACTTGTTGCTTGTACGATGACGATGGATCTCCTTGGTCTACAAAAAGATGAGCTGCTAGAAGAAATCGACTATGCAGGTGTTGCCGCTTACCTTGGCGATGCTGAAGATGGTAACGTCAATCTCTTTATTTAA
- the purU gene encoding formyltetrahydrofolate deformylase, with translation MKENLEKGILLISCPDKEGIVAAVSTFLFSNGANIIHSDQHSTDPVLGHFFMRIEFSHPHLNHQLDELKQAFEETAKPFEMEWSITASSKKSRLAIFATKEDHCLQELLWRWQLGELHADIAMVISNHPDFKELTENAGIPFYHVPVTKESKPEATAEHLRLLDEHDVDTVILARYMQIIPEELIHLYNNEIINIHHSFLPAFIGGNPYQQAFDRGVKLIGATAHYVNAQLDEGPIIEQDITRITHRYNVTDLKRHGKDIERIVLYRAVKWHLEKRVIVHGNKTIVFQ, from the coding sequence ATGAAGGAAAACCTAGAAAAAGGCATTTTATTAATTTCCTGTCCGGATAAAGAAGGAATTGTTGCAGCAGTCTCAACGTTTTTATTTTCAAACGGTGCAAATATTATACATTCTGATCAGCATTCCACTGACCCTGTGCTGGGGCACTTTTTTATGCGGATTGAATTTAGTCACCCTCACTTGAATCATCAGCTAGACGAGTTGAAACAAGCTTTTGAAGAAACGGCAAAGCCCTTTGAGATGGAATGGTCCATTACGGCTTCTTCTAAAAAATCACGCCTCGCTATTTTTGCGACAAAAGAAGACCATTGCTTACAAGAACTACTCTGGCGCTGGCAATTAGGGGAACTGCATGCTGACATTGCTATGGTCATTAGTAATCACCCCGACTTTAAAGAGCTAACTGAGAACGCGGGAATCCCTTTTTATCATGTGCCGGTTACAAAAGAGTCAAAACCAGAGGCAACCGCCGAGCATCTTCGCCTTCTTGACGAGCACGATGTCGATACGGTTATTCTCGCTAGGTATATGCAAATCATTCCTGAAGAGCTTATTCACCTCTATAACAACGAAATAATTAATATTCATCACTCTTTTCTGCCAGCCTTTATCGGGGGTAACCCTTACCAACAGGCGTTTGATCGAGGAGTCAAACTGATTGGAGCGACGGCTCATTATGTGAATGCTCAGCTTGATGAGGGCCCAATCATTGAACAGGATATCACTCGGATCACTCACCGTTATAATGTAACTGATTTAAAAAGACATGGAAAAGATATTGAACGCATTGTGCTCTACCGCGCCGTGAAATGGCACCTTGAAAAGCGCGTGATCGTTCACGGAAACAAAACAATCGTCTTTCAATAA
- a CDS encoding rhodanese-like domain-containing protein: MSGYVKDVTPTEVNELLKSNKTISIVDVRGPEEVAEGKIPGAYNLPVNELQDRMNELDKDTEHIIVCRSGGRSGMASMVLKSNGYSVLNMTGGMLEWTGETE; the protein is encoded by the coding sequence ATGTCTGGTTATGTAAAAGATGTAACACCAACTGAGGTAAATGAACTGTTAAAGAGCAACAAAACTATTAGTATTGTCGATGTTCGAGGACCAGAAGAGGTAGCGGAAGGCAAGATTCCTGGTGCTTATAATCTTCCGGTCAATGAGCTACAGGACAGAATGAATGAACTTGATAAGGATACAGAGCATATCATTGTCTGCCGATCAGGTGGAAGAAGCGGTATGGCTTCTATGGTCTTGAAATCAAACGGGTATTCCGTGTTAAATATGACAGGCGGCATGCTTGAATGGACTGGAGAAACAGAATAA
- a CDS encoding sulfurtransferase TusA family protein, protein MIQTDHVLDAKGLACPMPIVKTKKMMKDLEAGVVLEILATDKGSKADLKAWADKVGHHYLGTVEEGDVLKHYLRKASDGETTLEKSHPHVILNEDLTAKLEEDNMTIVDVREPAEYAFSHLPHAISLPLGDLENRMSELDKEKKIYVVCRTGTRSDLAAQKLAESGYDVINVVPGMSEWDGPTTSDL, encoded by the coding sequence ATGATACAAACTGATCATGTACTAGATGCAAAAGGGCTAGCGTGCCCGATGCCAATTGTGAAAACGAAAAAAATGATGAAAGATCTTGAAGCTGGAGTCGTTCTAGAAATTCTAGCTACAGACAAAGGTTCTAAAGCTGACCTTAAAGCCTGGGCTGATAAAGTTGGTCATCATTATCTCGGAACAGTAGAAGAAGGGGATGTACTAAAACATTATCTTCGTAAGGCTTCAGATGGGGAAACAACACTTGAAAAGAGTCATCCTCACGTTATTTTAAATGAAGATCTAACCGCTAAGTTAGAAGAAGATAATATGACGATCGTGGATGTAAGAGAGCCAGCGGAATATGCGTTCAGCCACCTTCCACACGCGATTTCTTTGCCACTGGGTGACTTAGAAAATCGTATGTCAGAGTTAGATAAAGAGAAGAAAATTTATGTTGTTTGTCGTACAGGTACAAGAAGTGACCTTGCGGCGCAAAAGCTAGCTGAAAGTGGCTATGATGTGATCAATGTTGTACCGGGAATGTCCGAGTGGGATGGTCCTACAACGTCTGATCTTTAG
- a CDS encoding sulfurtransferase TusA family protein: MDAQKTLDTKGLACPMPIVKTKKAMKDMESGEVLEVQATDKGAQSDLAAWAKSGGHELMKSEETDGVFYFWIKKA, translated from the coding sequence ATGGATGCACAAAAAACACTAGATACAAAAGGGCTTGCATGCCCAATGCCAATCGTAAAAACGAAAAAAGCAATGAAGGATATGGAGTCAGGTGAAGTACTTGAAGTGCAAGCAACGGATAAAGGTGCACAGAGTGATCTAGCTGCATGGGCAAAATCAGGCGGTCATGAACTAATGAAGTCTGAAGAAACAGACGGCGTGTTCTATTTCTGGATTAAAAAGGCTTAG
- a CDS encoding MBL fold metallo-hydrolase codes for MSLKQKQASEVATKVINQDELFILDVRNEEAYGDWKIEGASVTSMNVPYFDLIDGVEEILPKLPRDKEILVVCAKEGSSIFVGEELVEAGLENVSYLSGGMKAWSEYLEPVKVGDLPGGALYQFVRLGKGCLSYLIESNGEAAIVDANRMIENYTTFAENKGLTIKATFDTHLHADHISGGKTLADSVNGTYYLPEEDAGEVTFDYTALKEGSTVTIGEVTIEPIYSPGHTIGSTSLMIHDAYLLTGDILFVESIGRPDLAGKAEDWVQDLRTTLYNRYKEMAGELVVLPAHFSKMAELDEKGLVSAKLQDLYQKNDGLNVEKEEDFRKMVTENLPPQPNAYQEIRETNMGKITPDEETKREMEIGPNRCAVN; via the coding sequence GTGAGTTTAAAACAAAAACAAGCAAGTGAAGTTGCAACAAAAGTGATCAATCAGGATGAACTTTTTATTCTCGATGTAAGAAATGAAGAAGCATACGGTGATTGGAAAATCGAAGGTGCATCCGTTACGTCAATGAATGTTCCTTACTTCGATTTAATTGACGGTGTAGAAGAAATTCTGCCGAAGCTTCCTAGGGATAAAGAAATTCTTGTTGTATGTGCGAAAGAAGGTTCATCGATCTTTGTAGGTGAAGAACTCGTTGAAGCAGGACTTGAGAACGTCTCTTATCTTTCAGGTGGAATGAAAGCATGGAGTGAATACCTTGAGCCAGTTAAGGTTGGCGACCTTCCAGGAGGAGCTCTTTATCAATTTGTTCGCCTTGGAAAAGGATGCCTCTCTTATTTGATCGAATCAAATGGGGAAGCGGCCATTGTGGATGCTAACCGCATGATTGAGAATTACACCACGTTTGCGGAAAACAAAGGTCTTACAATAAAAGCAACGTTTGATACCCATCTTCATGCTGATCATATTTCTGGCGGTAAGACGTTAGCTGATAGCGTGAATGGAACGTATTATCTTCCTGAAGAGGATGCTGGCGAAGTAACGTTCGACTATACGGCATTGAAAGAAGGAAGTACAGTAACGATTGGAGAGGTTACGATTGAACCGATCTACTCTCCAGGACACACAATTGGAAGTACGTCACTTATGATTCATGATGCTTACCTTCTAACAGGTGACATTCTATTTGTAGAGTCTATTGGACGACCAGATTTAGCTGGTAAGGCTGAAGACTGGGTGCAAGACCTACGGACAACACTCTACAACCGTTACAAAGAAATGGCCGGAGAATTAGTTGTTCTTCCAGCTCACTTTTCAAAAATGGCGGAGCTTGATGAAAAAGGACTGGTATCTGCAAAGCTGCAGGATCTTTACCAAAAGAATGATGGTCTTAATGTAGAAAAAGAAGAAGATTTTAGAAAAATGGTGACGGAAAATCTTCCGCCACAGCCAAATGCTTATCAAGAAATTCGTGAAACAAACATGGGGAAAATCACTCCTGATGAAGAAACAAAAAGAGAAATGGAAATTGGACCAAACCGCTGTGCGGTTAACTAA
- a CDS encoding TVP38/TMEM64 family protein — translation MKKSANPFLWIGIALLFTILIIFLINPPWLARIRSMLSLESLSLLADYFRSLGVWAPIISIALMIAQGILAPLPSFVITAANGLAFGIPIGFLISWTGGMAAAIVMFWLARLLGAGFVERVTKQNHLLHQANRYSGKNGFFLIFVARLIPIVSFDFISFLAGLSQISFSSFFVATALGQIPGTILYTIVGHDVANLDEYQTRFLWTSVVIVLFIIIGKVVAGRKKK, via the coding sequence ATGAAAAAGTCCGCAAATCCTTTCCTATGGATAGGAATAGCCCTTTTATTTACAATCCTGATTATCTTTCTAATCAACCCACCATGGTTGGCGAGAATTCGCTCCATGCTTTCACTTGAATCACTTTCTCTCCTAGCTGATTACTTTCGCTCTTTGGGAGTGTGGGCGCCAATCATTAGCATAGCGTTAATGATTGCGCAGGGCATACTGGCGCCGCTGCCATCATTCGTAATTACCGCAGCAAATGGGCTCGCATTTGGCATTCCAATTGGGTTCTTAATCAGCTGGACGGGAGGAATGGCAGCTGCCATTGTGATGTTCTGGCTCGCAAGGCTTCTAGGTGCCGGCTTTGTTGAGAGAGTTACGAAACAGAATCATCTCCTACATCAAGCAAATCGGTACAGCGGCAAAAACGGTTTCTTTTTAATTTTTGTCGCAAGGTTAATTCCCATTGTTTCTTTTGATTTTATAAGCTTTCTTGCAGGGCTTAGTCAGATTTCGTTTAGCTCTTTTTTTGTAGCGACAGCTCTTGGACAAATTCCTGGAACGATCCTTTACACGATTGTTGGACATGACGTTGCTAATTTGGACGAATATCAAACCCGCTTTCTTTGGACAAGTGTCGTCATTGTTCTATTTATTATTATTGGTAAAGTAGTGGCTGGTCGCAAAAAGAAATGA
- a CDS encoding flavodoxin family protein — MKALFLNCSLKTSETASNTDALYKEAEAIFKKEGIESESIRLADYKIAYGVSEDEGHGDEWPAIFEKVKAADILIVGTPLWLGEKSSIATLAIERLYGGSSLTNEKGQSLYYNKVGGVVITGNEDGAKHAAASILYGFSHIGLTVPPNVDAYWVGEAGPGDSYIEANGQKNDFSTGHAKTMAYNLIHFARILNENPIPAKGNTME; from the coding sequence ATGAAAGCATTATTTTTAAATTGTTCGCTTAAAACAAGTGAAACGGCATCAAATACGGATGCTCTCTACAAAGAAGCGGAAGCGATTTTTAAGAAAGAAGGAATTGAGTCTGAAAGTATTCGGTTAGCTGATTATAAAATCGCTTACGGAGTTTCGGAAGATGAAGGTCATGGAGATGAGTGGCCAGCCATTTTTGAAAAGGTGAAGGCTGCTGATATTCTTATAGTAGGAACACCTCTCTGGCTAGGTGAAAAAAGTAGCATTGCGACACTTGCGATTGAACGCTTATACGGAGGAAGTAGCTTAACGAACGAGAAAGGCCAGTCCCTCTATTATAATAAGGTTGGCGGCGTTGTGATTACAGGTAATGAAGATGGTGCTAAACACGCTGCAGCTTCAATCTTATATGGATTTTCTCACATTGGACTAACAGTTCCGCCAAACGTGGATGCCTATTGGGTAGGAGAAGCTGGACCAGGCGATTCCTACATCGAAGCGAATGGACAGAAAAATGACTTTTCAACAGGTCACGCCAAAACAATGGCCTATAATTTAATTCATTTTGCGCGTATTTTAAATGAAAACCCGATCCCAGCTAAAGGAAACACAATGGAATAA
- a CDS encoding EthD family reductase yields MAKIVVLYEEPKHVEEFKNYYEKNHMALVKDVPNVTHAEVNYVTAAMNTDKKYFLTAIIEFESKEQLEDAMQSPAWAKVSEDGQNMMKFLNEPPLLLITE; encoded by the coding sequence TTGGCTAAAATTGTTGTGCTTTATGAGGAACCAAAACACGTAGAAGAATTTAAGAACTATTATGAAAAGAATCATATGGCTTTAGTGAAAGATGTTCCTAATGTCACTCATGCAGAAGTGAATTATGTTACAGCTGCAATGAACACCGATAAAAAGTATTTCTTAACCGCAATAATTGAGTTTGAATCCAAAGAGCAATTGGAAGACGCAATGCAGTCACCGGCATGGGCAAAAGTATCGGAAGATGGGCAAAACATGATGAAGTTTTTAAATGAGCCACCGCTATTGCTTATAACTGAATAA
- a CDS encoding DUF202 domain-containing protein yields the protein MENKKADGRVQQLLANERTFLAWVRTSIAIIGIGFLTASLHFTRAAGERADDQVAVFISFSSLFFGLLTIAGGAVQFYRTKKRILKFEVPSSSWIVVFLLVVVLLMIALIATYFIIQINWLS from the coding sequence TTGGAAAACAAGAAAGCAGATGGACGAGTGCAGCAGCTTTTAGCAAATGAACGAACGTTTCTAGCGTGGGTTCGCACTTCGATTGCTATCATCGGTATTGGTTTTCTAACAGCAAGCTTACATTTTACAAGAGCCGCGGGAGAACGTGCAGATGACCAGGTAGCGGTCTTCATTAGTTTTTCCTCGTTATTTTTCGGATTGTTGACGATCGCAGGCGGAGCTGTGCAGTTCTATCGCACGAAAAAACGCATTTTAAAATTCGAGGTACCTTCCTCTTCATGGATCGTCGTGTTTCTACTAGTAGTCGTATTGTTAATGATTGCTTTAATTGCTACGTATTTTATTATTCAAATCAATTGGCTTTCTTAA
- a CDS encoding YjcZ family sporulation protein, which translates to MKGGIRMSYGYGQGFALIVVLFILLIIVGAVWAY; encoded by the coding sequence ATGAAGGGAGGGATACGCATGAGTTACGGTTATGGTCAAGGCTTCGCGCTAATTGTTGTATTGTTCATTCTATTGATTATCGTTGGCGCAGTATGGGCTTACTAA
- the msrB gene encoding peptide-methionine (R)-S-oxide reductase MsrB, giving the protein MKATRWILLVGIAAVLVFTLPKLYDVIFKRSYGSEPAQAVQDNEAIATFAGGCFWCMEPPFEKLDGVREAVSGYIGGETENPSYKEVSSGGTGHVEAVQVYYDPSVVSYETLLDVFWRQIDPTDDEGQFVDRGDQYLSGVFYHNEEQKSAAVKSKQEIGDSGRFDKAIVTPIEEATTFYVAEDYHQDYYKENEFRYKFYRENSGRDQFLEKAWGDDREVDVPETKSAVTYTDEELKEMLTPIQYSVTQEDDTEKAFDNEYWDNKEQGIYVDIVSGEPLFSSIDKYESGTGWPSFTKPLVPENIVEKEDKSWFTVRTEVRSKGADSHLGHVFEDGPEPTGLRYCLNSAALDFIPKEEMEERGYGEFVNIFDEQAES; this is encoded by the coding sequence ATGAAAGCAACAAGGTGGATTTTGTTAGTTGGAATAGCGGCTGTCTTAGTTTTCACATTGCCCAAATTATATGATGTGATCTTTAAACGTTCATATGGGAGCGAGCCGGCACAGGCTGTCCAGGATAATGAAGCGATCGCTACTTTTGCGGGAGGATGTTTTTGGTGTATGGAACCACCATTTGAAAAGCTAGATGGCGTTCGAGAAGCCGTCTCTGGTTATATTGGTGGAGAAACAGAAAACCCTTCCTATAAAGAAGTATCTTCGGGAGGGACCGGTCATGTTGAAGCCGTTCAGGTGTACTATGATCCTTCTGTTGTTAGCTATGAGACACTCTTAGATGTATTTTGGCGACAAATTGACCCCACAGATGATGAAGGACAGTTTGTCGATCGTGGTGATCAATATTTATCAGGGGTTTTTTATCACAACGAAGAGCAAAAATCGGCTGCGGTGAAGTCGAAACAGGAGATTGGGGACTCAGGACGGTTCGATAAAGCGATTGTTACTCCGATTGAAGAAGCAACGACCTTTTACGTAGCGGAGGATTACCATCAAGATTATTATAAAGAAAATGAATTTCGCTATAAATTTTATCGTGAAAATTCAGGTCGCGATCAGTTTCTCGAGAAAGCATGGGGAGATGATCGTGAGGTAGACGTGCCAGAAACGAAATCAGCTGTTACGTATACTGATGAAGAATTAAAAGAAATGCTCACGCCGATTCAATACAGTGTGACGCAGGAAGATGATACGGAAAAAGCATTTGATAATGAATACTGGGATAATAAAGAACAAGGGATTTATGTTGATATTGTTTCAGGCGAGCCGCTTTTCAGCTCGATCGATAAATATGAATCAGGTACAGGCTGGCCAAGTTTCACTAAGCCACTAGTACCAGAGAATATTGTAGAAAAAGAAGATAAAAGTTGGTTTACCGTTCGTACCGAAGTACGAAGTAAAGGTGCTGATTCTCACCTTGGTCACGTGTTTGAAGATGGCCCTGAGCCGACAGGTCTTCGCTATTGCTTGAACTCCGCTGCTCTTGATTTCATCCCAAAAGAAGAAATGGAAGAGAGAGGATACGGAGAATTTGTAAACATTTTTGATGAACAGGCAGAATCGTAA
- a CDS encoding sulfite exporter TauE/SafE family protein — translation MDFGFIITIFAIGFIGSFISGMVGIGGSIIKYPMLLYIPPLLGFAAFSAHEVSGISAVQVFFATIGGVWAYRKGGYLNKQLILYMGVSILIGSFIGGYGSTIMSEQGINVVYGLLAAIAAVMMFIPKKGIDDIPLDQVKFNKFLSAALAFIVGIGAGIVGAAGAFLLVPIMLVVLKIPTRMTIASSLAITFISSIGSTVGKLATGQVLLLPAAVMIVASLIASPLGANAGKKINTKILQWVLAALILGTSIKIWIDLLS, via the coding sequence ATGGATTTCGGTTTTATTATCACGATTTTTGCAATTGGATTTATAGGATCTTTTATTTCAGGAATGGTAGGAATCGGTGGTTCCATTATTAAATATCCAATGCTTCTTTATATCCCACCACTACTCGGTTTTGCTGCCTTTAGTGCACATGAAGTTTCTGGTATTAGTGCGGTTCAGGTATTCTTTGCAACCATCGGTGGGGTATGGGCTTATCGAAAAGGTGGTTACCTGAATAAGCAGTTGATCCTCTACATGGGTGTCAGCATTCTGATCGGTAGTTTCATCGGAGGATATGGGTCCACCATTATGTCAGAGCAAGGAATTAATGTCGTGTATGGTCTGCTTGCAGCCATTGCAGCGGTTATGATGTTTATACCCAAAAAAGGCATCGATGATATTCCACTTGATCAGGTGAAATTTAATAAATTTCTTTCAGCTGCTCTTGCCTTTATCGTGGGGATTGGTGCAGGAATCGTTGGCGCGGCCGGAGCATTTCTTCTCGTTCCGATCATGCTCGTCGTATTAAAAATTCCGACACGGATGACAATTGCTTCTTCTCTTGCGATTACGTTTATTTCCTCAATCGGTTCAACGGTAGGTAAATTGGCAACTGGCCAAGTTCTTTTACTACCAGCCGCAGTTATGATTGTCGCAAGCTTAATTGCTTCACCGCTTGGTGCCAATGCAGGTAAGAAAATTAATACGAAAATTCTTCAGTGGGTACTTGCTGCCCTTATTCTTGGAACGTCCATTAAAATATGGATTGATCTCTTATCTTAA
- a CDS encoding hemolysin family protein: MELIKVIAVLLLIVLTAFFVASEFAIVKIRRTRIDALASEGNKKAKSVQKVLGNLDGYLSACQLGITITALALGWLGEETVEQLLHPLFELINLPDSIATPVTIALAFAIITFLHVVLGELAPKTFAIQKAESVSLLLAGPLIWFYRIMYPFIWALNGSARGIVRLFGLKSANEHEQAHSEDELRLILSESYKSGEINKSEMEFVNNIFEFDERMAREIMIPRTEMTCLFLDNTTEENLEIMKNGKYTRYPVADGDKDKIIGVVNIKEILTQYKWGEELVLREYIHPINHVIETAHIKTLLTKMQKSHNHIAIVVDEYGGTAGLVTVEDILEEIVGEIQDEFDFDEKLPIREAENGQTIVDGKALISDINELLGTSIDHTDVDTIGGWILTHDIEPKQGTSFTVDNYQFTVLEVDGHQIKELEIKQKS; this comes from the coding sequence TTGGAACTAATTAAAGTAATTGCTGTTCTGTTGTTAATCGTCTTAACGGCGTTTTTCGTAGCATCTGAATTTGCCATCGTGAAAATTCGAAGGACAAGAATAGATGCGCTCGCAAGCGAAGGGAATAAAAAGGCAAAATCGGTTCAAAAAGTATTAGGTAACTTGGATGGCTATCTTTCAGCCTGTCAGCTAGGAATCACAATTACTGCACTTGCTTTAGGTTGGCTCGGAGAAGAAACCGTAGAGCAGCTCTTGCACCCTCTGTTTGAGCTCATCAATTTACCTGACTCCATTGCTACACCTGTTACCATCGCGCTAGCTTTTGCGATTATTACGTTTCTTCACGTTGTTCTTGGTGAGCTTGCTCCGAAAACGTTTGCCATTCAGAAAGCTGAAAGTGTTAGTTTACTTCTTGCTGGACCACTTATCTGGTTCTACCGTATCATGTATCCTTTTATTTGGGCATTGAATGGCTCAGCTCGCGGTATCGTAAGGTTATTCGGACTTAAATCAGCGAATGAACATGAACAAGCCCATTCTGAAGATGAGCTTCGCCTCATTTTATCCGAAAGCTACAAAAGTGGGGAAATTAACAAATCCGAGATGGAATTCGTGAATAACATCTTTGAATTTGATGAGCGCATGGCTCGAGAAATTATGATCCCAAGAACAGAAATGACATGTCTCTTTTTAGATAATACAACGGAAGAAAACCTTGAGATCATGAAAAATGGTAAGTATACACGCTACCCGGTAGCGGATGGGGACAAAGATAAAATCATTGGTGTCGTCAACATTAAAGAAATTTTAACACAGTATAAATGGGGCGAAGAGCTTGTACTTAGAGAATACATTCACCCGATTAACCACGTTATTGAGACAGCTCATATCAAAACACTTTTAACCAAAATGCAAAAGAGCCATAATCATATTGCCATTGTTGTGGATGAGTACGGAGGTACGGCAGGACTCGTCACTGTCGAGGATATTCTTGAAGAAATTGTTGGCGAAATTCAGGATGAATTTGATTTTGATGAAAAGCTTCCCATTCGTGAAGCAGAAAATGGCCAAACGATCGTTGATGGAAAAGCACTCATTAGTGATATTAACGAATTGCTTGGCACATCAATTGACCATACAGATGTGGATACAATTGGTGGTTGGATCCTCACGCATGACATTGAACCTAAACAGGGAACATCGTTTACAGTAGATAACTATCAGTTCACAGTTTTAGAAGTAGACGGACATCAAATCAAAGAACTTGAAATAAAGCAAAAATCATAA
- a CDS encoding DeoR/GlpR family DNA-binding transcription regulator — protein MYQEERMLAILDYLKQYERISVERICELFLVSRDTARRDLVKLEEEGAVTRTRGGAVLPELRHEIQSYHDRLKVVSEEKQRIGKMASNYVNPGDVVILDASTTVQACAEFLVEKQATVITNSIHQADILSNGAHLDIHLLGGKLEKDHRFLYGSAVVEKVGSYNADIAFIGVIGISDNGLTIAHEEDGMVKRKMIQQSQYVIALADNSKFYRSEFFTFAQLEDIDLIITDKLPEENIQTMLRNHQVKLVVAEE, from the coding sequence ATGTATCAAGAAGAAAGAATGCTAGCGATCCTGGATTATTTAAAACAATATGAACGGATTTCAGTAGAACGCATTTGCGAGCTATTTCTCGTATCAAGAGATACGGCTAGACGTGATTTAGTAAAGCTTGAAGAAGAAGGAGCGGTCACGAGGACAAGGGGTGGCGCTGTGCTTCCTGAGTTACGTCATGAGATCCAGTCTTATCACGATCGGTTGAAAGTGGTATCCGAAGAAAAACAGCGAATCGGAAAGATGGCTTCAAACTATGTGAATCCGGGAGACGTTGTTATTCTTGATGCATCTACAACGGTTCAAGCATGTGCCGAATTTCTTGTAGAAAAGCAAGCTACTGTTATCACCAACTCTATTCACCAGGCGGATATTCTATCGAATGGAGCGCACCTCGATATTCATCTTCTCGGGGGAAAACTAGAGAAGGATCATCGTTTTCTTTATGGATCTGCAGTCGTCGAAAAAGTCGGCTCCTATAATGCCGACATTGCATTTATTGGTGTCATTGGCATATCAGATAATGGATTAACAATTGCTCATGAAGAAGACGGTATGGTGAAAAGAAAGATGATTCAACAATCTCAATATGTGATCGCTCTTGCTGATAATTCAAAGTTTTACCGTTCGGAATTTTTTACATTTGCACAGCTAGAAGACATTGATTTAATTATTACGGACAAACTTCCAGAAGAGAACATTCAAACAATGCTTCGCAATCACCAAGTTAAGCTTGTTGTTGCAGAAGAGTAA